From Thunnus maccoyii chromosome 21, fThuMac1.1, whole genome shotgun sequence, the proteins below share one genomic window:
- the LOC121888350 gene encoding junctophilin-1-like, with the protein MTGGRFDFDDGGTYCGGWEDGKAHGHGICTGPKGQGEYAGSWSHGFEIVGVYTWPSGNTYKGYWSQGKRHGLGVENKGKWIYRGEWSHGFKGRYGIRQSHNTPARYDGTWSNGLQDGYGIETYGDGGTYQGQWMGGMRHGYGVRQSVPYGMATVIRSPLRTSLASLRSEQSNGTVLQDLSSPADTPTGSRGGFVLNFHSDSEVVTGKKKGLFRRGSLFGSLRQLRKSDSRTSISSKRSSARSDATMSRISSSDANSTISIGDGELPDEDLPLEDHVDATTTESYMGEWKNDKRNGFGVSERSNGMKYEGEWLNNKRHGYGCTVFPDGTKEEGKYKNNVLVRGIRKQLIPLKNPKTKEKVDRAVEGAQRAAAIARSKVEIAASRTAHARTKSEAADQAAISAVHDSEIARAVARELSPNFYQPGPDYLKQQLKEPVEIKEVPVEKKDRSPRDSPHFYRKGTTPPHSPVTSHGASPPPSPHSSKKKGHLANSTSRKTSKEEKPSRKISKEEKSSHKSSKEERSSRKLSKEEKLSFTDGPKGSQMHIEAPPKPAKAQQSATPPQPPAIPVNGQLHTEYHSYYVKAPTRAPPPPDPEVDPEEEPSVLELARMPPQPPKSFGTPTPKPPSLRESKSDPKLRKQDSLKPKSLADTKKASMEIADSTEDTGPNSILVAMVMLLNIGLAIIFVHFLT; encoded by the exons ATGACGGGCGGAAGGTTTGACTTCGACGACGGTGGCACGTACTGCGGGGGGTGGGAGGATGGCAAAGCCCACGGACACGGCATCTGCACCGGACCCAAGGGCCAGGGCGAGTACGCCGGGTCCTGGTCCCACGGCTTTGAGATAGTAGGGGTGTACACCTGGCCCAGCGGGAATACCTACAAGGGCTACTGGTCCCAGGGGAAGAGGCATGGTCTCGGTGTGGAGAATAAAGGAAAGTGGATCTACCGCGGAGAGTGGAGTCACGGTTTTAAGGGTCGGTACGGCATTCGGCAAAGTCACAACACACCTGCTAGATACGACGGTACCTGGAGCAACGGGCTGCAAGATGGATATGGGATCGAAACCTATGGCGATGGCG GTACCTATCAAGGCCAGTGGATGGGTGGAATGCGGCATGGCTACGGCGTGCGTCAGAGTGTTCCTTATGGTATGGCCACCGTTATCCGCTCTCCACTCCGCACATCTCTGGCCTCCCTGCGTTCTGAGCAGAGCAACGGCACAGTGCTCCAGGACCTCTCCTCCCCTGCAGATACACCAACAGGCAGCCGCGGCGGCTTCGTCCTTAACTTCCACTCAGACAGCGAGGTTGTCACCGGCAAGAAGAAGGGCCTGTTCCGCCGGGGTTCACTCTTCGGCAGCCTCCGGCAGTTGCGCAAGTCTGACTCTCGGACCTCAATATCCAGCAAGCGCAGCTCAGCACGCAGTGATGCCACCATGAGCCGCATCAGCTCCAGTGATGCCAACTCTACCATATCCATCGGTGACGGCGAGCTGCCAGATGAGGACCTACCTCTAGAGGACCATGTGGATGCCACCACCACCGAAAGCTACATGGGCGAATGGAAGAATGACAAGCGCAATGGATTTGGTGTTTCAGAGAGATCCAACGGGATGAAGTACGAGGGAGAATGGCTTAACAACAAGCGCCACGGTTACGGGTGCACAGTTTTCCCAGATGGCACCAAAGAAGAAGGGAAGTACAAAAATAACGTGCTGGTGCGTGGAATAAGGAAGCAGTTGATTCCTCTTAAGAACCCCAAAACGAAAGAGAAGGTGGATCGGGCTGTGGAGGGGGCACAGAGGGCGGCAGCCATTGCCAGGAGTAAAGTGGAAATAGCAGCTTCCAg AACGGCTCATGCCAGGACAAAAAGTGAGGCTGCAGACCAAGCTGCCATCTCTGCTGTGCACGACTCTGAAATTGCCAGGGCGGTTGCCAGGGAGCTCTCCCCCAACTTCTACCAACCAG GACCTGACTACctaaaacaacaattaaagGAGCCTGTAGAGATTAAAGAGGTCCCAGTTGAAAAGAAGGACAGATCCCCGAGAGATTCTCCCCACTTTTACCGCAAAGGTACCACTCCTCCCCACTCCCCTGTGACCAGTCATGGAGCTTCACCTCCCCCCTCGCCTCACTCCAGCAAGAAGAAAGGTCATCTTGCCAACAGCACCAGCCGCAAAaccagcaaagaagaaaaaccttCCCGCAAGATAAGCAAAGAAGAGAAGTCAAGTCATAAATCTAGCAAGGAAGAAAGGTCTAGCAGGAAGCTGAGTAAAGAGGAGAAGCTGTCCTTCACTGATGGGCCCAAAGGTTCTCAAATGCACATTGAGGCTCCACCTAAACCCGCTAAAGCTCAGCAGTCTGCaactcctcctcagcctcctgcAATTCCAGTCAATGGCCAGCTCCACACTGAATACCACAGCTACTACGTCAAGGCCCCTACAAGAGCCCCTCCACCCCCAGACCCTGAGGTAGATCCAGAGGAAGAGCCTAGTGTTCTGGAGTTAGCACGTATGCCCCCACAACCGCCCAAGTCGTTCGGTACCCCCACTCCTAAGCCACCCTCCTTACGGGAGAGCAAGAGCGACCCGAAACTCAGGAAGCAGGATTCCCTAAAGCCAAAGAGCCTCGCAGATACAAAGAAAGCCAGTATGGAGATTGCAGATAGCACGGAAGATACA GGTCCTAACTCGATCCTTGTTGCTATGGTAATGCTGTTGAATATTGGCCTTGCAATTATATTTGTCCATTTCCTGACATGA